CGCTAGCCGCCGCGGGGGGGCCCGGCGCGGGAGTGGGAGTGGTagaggaggggccaggggaaGTCCATGACTCAGGAGCCGGCGGCCCGCTTCAGTCGCCGCCTCGCAGCCGGGCCCCCGAAGCCGAGCCGGGAACGCCGCGGCTGGCCGCGATTGTGACATCATGGGCGGCGGGCCGCGGGGCTGGGGCCGCGGGAACGCCCCctctccgccccctccccggccccgcgGGCCGCGGGGGAGCGCCTGCCCGCCGCTCGgggccgccgcggccgccgctaCCTGGAGCGCGAGGCCGGGTGACGCCCCCGGAGAGGCCGTGACgcaggggccgggggcggggccgggggcggggccagggcgggCGGGTCCGCCCCGACCCGGGGCTCTGGCCCTTCTGCCCCAGGCTCGCTCCCCCACTTCCGAGACGGCGAggtggcctcctccctccctcgccTCGGGCCGCTCCCCTTGTGTAGTCTGAGGCGGGGTCGTGGCAAGGCTCTTCCTGCGCCCTCACTCCATCCTGGAGTATGGAGATACGGCTGCTCCCAAGAGGTCAACTTGGTCGGGACCACCTGTGCCCCagcttcctgcccccaccccagtccctagACTCCTGGAAGAGGTCCTGCGGGAGGGAGCAGCCCCTGCTGCATCTCAAAGACCTTTTTCGATGGAGAGGAGACCTTGGGGGCTACATTTGGGGGTGGATGAGCCAATAGGGACTTCCCTACTCACCAGCCCACGTGGGAGAGCCCTCACTGTACCACCCAGAAAAGTGCCTATTTCTCCACGTTGTCCCTTTCAGCTATTCAGGAACCTCTCAGTCACAAGGCCCTATCATGATTGCTGTCcagaacccagctctgcccaggggAACTTCTgcggtgatggaaatgttctattaTCTGTACTGTCCATTGCAGTGGCCACATGTGACTATCCAGCACTTGAAATGTTGCTAGTGTgacatttaatttaattgtaCGTTTAATGTAAATAGCCATCTATGGCTGTCCTACTGAACAGGGTAGGAGACGATGGGCGGGAGGTGCTGCCTCCCTAAGGCATGGAGCCCCAGGATGTCAAGCTGGGAAGGACACTGATTCCAACTCTTCTTTTTTGCAATGAGGAAATAGAGTCAAGCTGGCAAGCAAACTCAGAACTGTGCCCTTGGCTCTGCACAGGGTTGCTGCAGATGCGGGAATGCAGCCCTAGAGGGACTCTGGGGTCCCATATAATCCCAAGGGGCTGTGATTCTAGACGTATAAGGTTCTCTGGGGCCTGGGTGGGCTACTCAGTACCTCACCCTTTTTGGTGAAAAGAAGGGTGAGCAGTTATCATGAAGAGGGATGACCTCAGTGACTGCAGGTGGATGCCACCTCACATTCCCCAAGCTACACATCCCCTGCAGACAGgccaagggctgggagggggagaagaCTTCAGCATGCTGAGTCCCAAGTTGGTGAGATGGAGGACAGCAGTACATGCATCTGTGTGCTTGCGCACCTGGCTCCACGCCAGGATGAAGATACACCTGTATGTGGTAAGAAGGGATGCCCCCAGGACCTGAGTCAGACTGGCAGCGTTCCAGTCTTGATTTTTCACACTTCACTGAGCAGTCTTGGCCAAAGCTTTcattccctgagcctcagtttctccacatgtAAAAAGGGAGTATCAGTCCGATCTCTGGTGGTCTCCGCTTTTAGGTGTTAGTGCCTTAGATTGCATGTCTCACTGGCtgtgtgggagtgggggtggggcggtggTTTGCAGGGCCTGAGTGCAGAGCCTGAACTTGAGGCTGGCTTCCATGAGCTGGGAGCATCTTCCCGGCCCACAGTCCACTGCCACAGTTGTAGCCCTGGTCCTCAAGGGGCTGGCTCTCTGCAAACTTCCCACCCAGGTTATATAAACAAGTCCACTTGAGCCCTGCTGACGTTGGATGGATGACATCAGCCCTGCACGCAGGGACCTGTGCCTGTGAGGGAATGTATAGTTTATCATTCTGTCACATTCTTGTCTGCACATGATCACATGGCTATGCCTCCCACTGTTTCAAACCCTAGTGAACCCAGGTGCAACGGGGTTGTGAATATGAAgtctttattctgtttgttctcaAAGCAGGGAAGAGCCAGTGCTAGGGGCAGGGCACACATCCAGGAAAAGCTCCATGCACCGTGCCCCTGAGATGAAGGCACAAAGACAGGCGAGTGGGCGGCACCCAGAGTGCTCTAGCTCTGGGCTagggctgagggcagggcctgccaGGCAGCAGAGGGCCTCAGCGTGCCAGAGCAAAGCCAATGCGATTGTTACGCCGATCAAACTCTGTGTAGAACTTGCGGATGAAGGTGGCACCCAGGACCCAGACTGGCCCAGTGGGTGGAGGGACGTCCAGACCGTGGAGGGCCAGTGTGCAAAGATTATCATCATTGTATGGGTCCTAGCAGGAAGCAAGAGAGGTTCCCCACTGCCCAACACATAACCACCTCTCCTGACCCCCCACAGCCGTCCCATGCCCCATCCACAGTGGGCCCCCATTGCATCCTGACCCCTTCAACCATTATGCATCACACCCCTCCTGGATGCAGGCACGAAGCTGGATGTTGGGCTAACAATGCATTAGACACAGTGCTGCCTtcaggagcttacagtctggcAGAGCTTCTGATCCTAGACAAGGTATTTAACGCCTCTAAACCCACTGAGGAAAACAAGTGGATGAGAACGTATGAGCGCAGCATTGATGAGAAAACGGAGATCAGGAGATGAGCACGGTGATCCCCGAATTTGCTGCATGTTGGAATCACCTGGCGAGTCTTGAAAACCCCGATGCCCAGTTGCTATCCGCAGAGATTCAGTAAGTATGGGACATGGCCTGTTACTGGGAGTTCTAAAAGCTCCCAGATGACTCTAATAGCAACCTAGTTTGAGAACCGCTGATCTAGCATGTAATCTGTGCATAATGCCTCGTCTCTTTTTGAGGACCCCTGCCCACCCTTCCCCTGTCACCCAGGGGCAGACTGGAGACTCACCTGCAATACGTAGTCCGCACTGGTAAGTGTGTAGGCCCTGCCTCCGAGGTGGAAGGAGATATCGGGAAGTGTGGGCACTTGGTTACAGTTCACGACATACTGGCATCAGGGAGGGCAAAGGGAGCCCATTTGAGTGTGGGAGGTCCCCCAGCAGACACAGCCCTGTGCTTGTGGCCTGGTCCCTCCTCTGGAGAGGGCTGGGCACAGTCCCCAAGTCCCCAGTCCCCTACTACTAGAGACAAAGCCACACATGGGAAGGGtatgagaggcaggagagggaggcctgGAACAGTCTCGTTTGGGACCTAATGTTTCCTGGAGTGATTTGGGGGCCTGGACCAGGTGCTGCTCCCCCCATCCTTggtaccctccctccctccctagctCCTTACTTCATCCGGGCTCAGCTCCTTGGCCCCCAGGGTCTCCATGAGCAGCCTCATGGAGCTGGTGGGACCCGAGATGTAGGATGCACCGGTATCCACCACCACCATGCAGCCCTCCTCACAGAGCAAGGTGGCTGACCTCACAGACACCCTGGAGGAGGCcacagtcagacagacagatggacaggagCCTGATGGGGCATCACCAGGCTGCATAGCTTTCCTGAGTGACAGCAAGTGATGGGAGGCCATGCTTGTGGTCCAGTGGTGCAGTGAAGGATGGTTAATGCGtgagctggaggaggaaaggTGCTGCCCCCTCCATCAGCACATGGCTTAGTGACACTCCACTTTCTCTCAGtaggccccctcccctctggccatCTATCTCAGTGTCCCCCATCCCTGGACAAAGCAGGCAGAGAGCAAATGTCAGCTGAGCCTTAAGAATCAGCAGCATTAGAAGAGAGGGCAGGACGGTAACCCTCCCCTTtctgaccccacccccagcagcagcagcatttctggagagagaagaggggtggggatTCCTGACCCTTTCATTTTGATCTGCCAGGAGCCAGTCTTGCTGATGCTCACATAGTGGAAATTCTCCTGGTAATACTGGGGGTCGCTCCCTCCCAGCACAATCTCTCCCCCCAGCAAGTGGGAGTTCCTAAGGGGAAGATCAGAGGCTCTTGGAGACGCACAGCCTTAGAGACTCAATAGCCCCAGCAGCAAGGGAAGTTGGGCACGGGTGCCGGTGCCAGATGCCGGCTCGGGCAGGGGAAGGCAGGGTGGTTGGCAGGGCGGGGAAGCTGCAGGGCCTACTGCTTCTGCACTCCCCAAGCCCACCCAGAGGTGGTTCCAGGATAGTCCAGCTGTACCCAAAAAAGCATCCCCAGAGAggtcacagaaaagaaacaggcacAAGGGCAGGGAGTAGAATGCAAATAGGATGCAAATTGGCCCCACCCTCCCTTGGGTTTGATAGCTGCGGGCTGAGCAGGTGCATAGGACAGGGGACGGGCCTCTGGGAGCTGtcgggtgggggtgggcaggggcctgaggcgcagggggaggaggggaggagaaccGCGGCCTCCAGCGGAGCCTGGGCCTGCCGAGGTGAGTTTTGGGCAGGTGGCATGTGTGATACTGGGCCAAGTGCTCTGGTGGGTCAGGGCCAAGTAGGGGGTTTCCATCTCCTTACTTGGAATTTCTGCAGAGAAAGAGACACAGCAGGATGGAAGCCTTTGTTTCAGGCGAGCCTCACCGGCCTGTTGTTTGGCAAGGTGGGTTTTATGCCCTCTCTTTACCTCGCAGGCAGTGGAATCACCAGGAGGTGAAGTCACCCCGCGGTGAGTGGGGTGAGTGGGGGACTGGAGCCAAGGCTCCCAGTGCTTCCCAGTCTGAAGTTCATGCCCCTTGCTTTCCTCTCCTCCAGGCTGCAGGATGCCTCCCCTAGCTCAGGGCCTACCTTGGGGCtggtttcctgtgtgtgtgtgtgtgtgtgtgtgtgtgtgtgtgtgtgtgtgtgtgtgtgtgtgaaagggatGGGGTTTTCCAGCATTCATAGCAGAGGCATGTGtacatgcacatgtgtgcatggtgtatagtttgcacaCGTTTTTGGTGCAAGTGCCATCAATTTGCATTTTACAAATCCAGTACCTATGCGCATGTGCTAGCACGAGTTCCCTCCACCAGTCTCCTTGGCCTCTCTCAGCCCTTCATGATCCCCCTGGACGTTCCCTCCTTCTCATCCCAGGGTAAAGGAAGAGGTAGGCCCTACCTGAACAAGGCCCGCCTTCTTCCTGTTTGCTGCATGCTCCTCCCTTCCATGGCCTCCGGGCTTCTGTACCCTCaattatctcctttttttccGCCCCCCACATTCTTAGTCTCTCACTTTCCActggctccttcctccacctgCAAGCATACTCAGGCATCCTCCAGCATCAAAAGACACCCaccctttttttctctgcttctgtctgcCGCTCTGCCTGCACCCCCATCTGACCCTCCCACCCCTGTCAAATTTCTCAGGGCAGCCTACATCTGCCTTTCCCTTCTGGACACCCACAGCCACCTCTTCACTGCTTGCCATCTGGCCCTGCCCGACCTCCAAAACATCCCTTCCCCTGACTGCCCCTGACAGCCAATTGGTGGCCTTTTCTCAGTCCCTCCCGGTCTCTCACCAAACCAGACACGCCTTTCCATCTTATCTACACGATTTCTCTGGACTCTGACCCTCCCCTCTGTCCTGACTGCTACTGGCCTCGTGTTTTCACCCTTCTGATCTTCATCTCATCCTGTCTTTCTCAACCCAGCCGCTCAGAGCAGATCACAGCTCTGCTGAACAGCTGACAGGCAGCTTCCCCAAGGCTGGCTGAGCTGCAGAGAAGCTCAGCCGAGAGCTGAAAGCACAAGGGTTCAGCCCCTGTTGTTGCTCACCACGTTGTCATGTTTCTCGTCTTCTCTGCCAGACTGTAAGCTCTGCGAGGGCAGGGACTCTGGCTTACACACTGTGTTAATGGCTGtacccccagagcctggcacagcgCTTGCCATATAATTGCccaatatttgtcgaatcagtgaaTGAGAAGATAGACAAAAGgattcatgaatgaatgaaggcagcTATCTCTGTATCTGAGGAGCCAAGGATCCTCCCAGGGAGGGTCTGCTGGACACAGCAACGCCTTACTTCCCATCACCCCCGTCCTGTATTCTCCTCTTGTTCGAGAGCAGTGAATGTCTATAAGAACTTTCTGCAAAAATGGAAATGTCATACACCTGTGCTCTCCGATGTGCTAGCCGCTAGCCACTGTGGCTGCTGAGTGCTTGAGAGGTGTCGTGTGACTAAGGACTTGATgcctcattttatttcattttaattaattcagaTTTAAGCATCGGCTTCCATATTGGATAGTGTAGCTTCTACATATGGATTGAATACCACCTAGTCATGAACACTTCGAAATCCTGGCCCAGAACTCTGTTCCTCCTatcccagctccctgcctccttcccttcccccgcctctgccctggggccaggcctACCTGCTGTAGTAGACAGAGAAGACGTGCTCCTCCAGCACCCCCTGGGAGAGGATGTGGTCAAAGACCGGGGTGACCCCTCCGACAGCCTGTGCGGGGAAGCCCATGCCCAGGACGCCATCAAACTTGGCCAGCATGAAGGGCACCAGGGGCAGCTCCGTGACCTCTCCAAATGTCTGTGTCACTGTGATTCCGCCCACCTGTGGGAGGCAGGACCAGAGCAGACTAGCCCATGGCCCATCCTCTGGCCAGAGGCTGATCTAGGCTTCCACAGTGGGGGCCCCAGGGACTGACATGCCCCAGGGTGTGACAGTTTGGGGTCAGACCATTTCATCAGCCCCCCAGGCGTATCACCTCTCCTAATACACATCTAGGCGGTGGGTCCAGAGAGAACTGGGCTCATCCGATGGCTGGAAGGGGCAGAGGCTGAGAAGGTGGTACTGCCAAGCGGTAGTAGGAAAGATGCCAGGAGCTCCCCAACTGGCCCCGCCTTCACATCGGCAGGACTGGGTTTTGGTCCCCTACCCTTATGATGGGCTAACAATTCCTTTAGCTCAGCCAGGCCTGCCCTTCATGCTCCTTCCTCCCGCTTTCACAGACAAGGGGAGTAAGGACCACAGTGATTTCCTCTCAGTTCCATGcgtgccctgcccccagctccatcagagcaggggctggagagagaaactCTAGGATGGAGTGGGTGAGACATAGaccaaatgacaataaaaatcaGGCCTGTCCTTAATCTGAAGCCTAACCTCAACTATGACCTTAAAACCTATGTGTGACCCCAGAAGTGATGCTGACCACAATGTCCGCAacagccctgccccagggagaGCTCGGTGACCTCAGGCAGGTTTCTTGCTAGAGGCTGTTGGGCTCAGGACCAGCCCTGCGTTAGATGCAGAAGCCTCCATCAATCACCCAGGCTGAGCCGGGAGCGCAGGTCTGCTCtaccccaggtgctgctgctttGCAGGGAAGTAGAGAGGAGGGTGCTCCTCAACTTCCCAAGCCCCACGGTGGGCTGGCCTGCCCCATCCCTCATCATGGGCCCTAGGGTGGCGGGAGAGGTCCAGGGACTagaagggcaggaaggggatCGGATGAACTGGGAAGCCCCACTTACAGTCACCACGTCCTGGCTCAGGAAGCCTTTGACCTTCCCGGATCCGTAGTGGATGGTGAACTCTGTCCCATTCTCCACGTAGCTGGAGGACTCCGAGGAGTCGTAGAGGCTGTGAATCTCTGGGGGAGGGACACAGGCTCAGGGCTGAGGGCGGcccaggcaggaagagggaggcggTTCCTGTGCATACGGCCTGTGTGTTGAGGCCTGAGTGCAGGGATGGGGAGGCCCTGAGCTTGGAGGCTTGGAAAAACATGTGTTTCATCAATCAAGGACAGTGTTTCTTGGGGCCCTGATCTGTACTTATATCTCTGAGGATTTTGTCtcaaatgaagtattttaaagtaattgcTGACACTGGGATGGGGAGAAGATTCTGGTCCCAGGAAGCTCACTCAGGGTGCAGACggcccaggggcctgggagggggctgaGAATTCAGTCCTCTCCCAGTCTCAGGAAGAGCTGGCTTTCTGGTGGGCTGGGGCCTCCCTGGGCCAGCTTTTCCACCCCGTGGCCATGGCAGAAACACGAGggccctttccttcttctctcctctcagGGGCTGCGGGAGcagaggcggggaggcagcagcTTGAGTGGTGCCAGGAAGGATTTAGCAGGTGTGAGGCAGGACTGCCCAAGTGTGACAGGGCGGGGGCTTTGGGGACAGGCACCACGAGTCCTGGGTCTCACCACAGGCCGTGTAGAGAGGGCTGCACTTGGTGGAGGGCACCCAGAGGTTAGCCGAGCCGGTGTCAAAGATGACTTTGAAGGTCTGCGGTGGGGTGCCAATGCCGACCTCGCCGTAGTACTGGGTCTGTAGGGGTGACAGGAAAGAGGTGGCTAGAGGGGCTCTGGGAGACTTAGGTCTTGCCTGCTCGGGGCGACATGAGACAGCTCATGCAGCCTCTCTACATGTCCATTTTCCAGCAGGGACTGGGGGATGCTTAGCCCTGTCTTACGACTTCCCGGGAAGTAAGAGGTTCAGTGAGACAAGACGGCAAAAATTAAGTACTGAAATGAAGCAGGATGATGCCCCAAGCACCTGTTAAGGAACCACCGATGCAGTGAGTAGTCAAACTGCACTGAGCCTGGGCTCAGAAACCTGCATCCGAGGTCACGCACCCCGCCCGCCCACCCCAATCCACCCAGAGCCTGGATTCCCGAgttccccacctgcccctgccgccgggctccttcctgccttctgTGCCCCAGGCTTTCTGGCAATAAAATGGGAATTTTGGAATGTGCTTAGTGCCCCTCAGCAACTCAAAAACAGCATGGAAACTGCAAAGAAAGCCTTAGGCCCaagagagggaggagatgggaggagaaagGCCCGAGCCGGGCACTCACATCCAGGTAGTTGGTGAGGACCACGGGCGTGGTTCTGTTGCCAAACGAGAGTCTCTTGGTGAACTGGCTCCACTCAGCACCGAGCCTGGCCACGTCCACACCTCGCTCCTTCAGGCTTTCCCGGACCGAGGGCATTTTCTTGAGGAAGATCCTGGCTCAGGATGGagtaagaaaaggaagagctCTGTACTCCCCGTAATAATGGCGGAGTTCTGGAAGCTTCTAAGACAACTACCCCCAATCCTAGTCCGGGCACCTAAGAATCGCTCTTGGGCCTGTAGGCCTCTGCAGGAGAATTTGCAGACCTCTGTGACCACCTGTGCTGCCAAGTAGCCGTCCGCTAACTCCCTCCTGTTGTCTGAGTGGGAGCTCTGTCACCTCAAGGCCGTTCGTTCGTTCATTCATCCCTTCCATAATCACGTGTCGAACACTTAACTCTGCCCCTGCACCATGCTGGATACTAGAGATATAAAGATCATCTCTGCCTTCTAGGAGATCCAGCAGGCGAGGAGACAGGAGGAAACAGCACTGACTTCCCCTCTAaggagaggaaggctgggggTGCCCCCGTCAAGGCTGGACAGGAGGAGGCAGTGCCACGTGGAGCCTGCAGGTGGCAGCAGACACCTGCAGCGGCCACTGCGGGGCTCCGGGATGCCCGCAGGCAGGCGCCCAGCCAGGGCCGCGAATGGAGTGGACTGACTGAACCGGCTCCggcagggggagaggcaggcatCTCCAGAGTGCCTGGGCAGCCTGTCCTTGGAAAGATGTGCCTTCTTGATCCTAAGTCCCAGTCCCTCGGCTTCTTGTCCTGACACTTTCCTATCACCTTTGGGAGGCAGAATTAAGGAGACTTGGGAAATTCACAGCGTACTGAGCTGCCACCAGAtgagtgccagacactgtgcacGCCCCCCGCCCATCCATGTAACCCTCATAACAACTCTGCAAGCTGGCTGTCACCGTCCTCACTTTatgataaggaaacagaggctcgcAGGGATGAGGTGACTCCGTAGTGACGGAGCAGGGATTCAAAGCGGTGTGTCTGCCCCTGTTTCCCATGTAGGGTCCCCTGGGCTCTGACATGAAGCTCTGTGCGCCAAAGCCTGGAGGAAGATGTCCCTGGCTGCCGGGGCTGGGGGACCCCAGGGTTGCAGCCCAGCGTCTGGGGtacccctcctcttcccctgtaCTTGGACTGCCCCGTCCTCTAACACCCCACGCATTCCCTGTACCGATTATGCCCACAAACATAAACACAACTTTCATGCCTGTCAGCCTGATATCTTAATGGAAATGACTCGTCATATTCATAACATAGTCTGCTGTTCCCAAAGTGTTTTCacaattctgatttttcaaggCTGATTCTCTagcctctcatttcacagatgggaaaatggagGGTTGGAGAAGACTTGAATCCAAAGAGGGCTCATTTTCCACTG
Above is a window of Camelus ferus isolate YT-003-E chromosome 23, BCGSAC_Cfer_1.0, whole genome shotgun sequence DNA encoding:
- the REN gene encoding renin isoform X2, with translation MPRWGLLLALWGSCTFGLPVDTGAFRRIFLKKMPSVRESLKERGVDVARLGAEWSQFTKRLSFGNRTTPVVLTNYLDTQYYGEVGIGTPPQTFKVIFDTGSANLWVPSTKCSPLYTACEIHSLYDSSESSSYVENGTEFTIHYGSGKVKGFLSQDVVTVGGITVTQTFGEVTELPLVPFMLAKFDGVLGMGFPAQAVGGVTPVFDHILSQGVLEEHVFSVYYSRNSHLLGGEIVLGGSDPQYYQENFHYVSISKTGSWQIKMKGVSVRSATLLCEEGCMVVVDTGASYISGPTSSMRLLMETLGAKELSPDEYVVNCNQVPTLPDISFHLGGRAYTLTSADYVLQDPYNDDNLCTLALHGLDVPPPTGPVWVLGATFIRKFYTEFDRRNNRIGFALAR
- the REN gene encoding renin isoform X1; the encoded protein is MPRWGLLLALWGSCTFGLPVDTGAFRRIFLKKMPSVRESLKERGVDVARLGAEWSQFTKRLSFGNRTTPVVLTNYLDTQYYGEVGIGTPPQTFKVIFDTGSANLWVPSTKCSPLYTACEIHSLYDSSESSSYVENGTEFTIHYGSGKVKGFLSQDVVTVGGITVTQTFGEVTELPLVPFMLAKFDGVLGMGFPAQAVGGVTPVFDHILSQGVLEEHVFSVYYSRNSKNSHLLGGEIVLGGSDPQYYQENFHYVSISKTGSWQIKMKGVSVRSATLLCEEGCMVVVDTGASYISGPTSSMRLLMETLGAKELSPDEYVVNCNQVPTLPDISFHLGGRAYTLTSADYVLQDPYNDDNLCTLALHGLDVPPPTGPVWVLGATFIRKFYTEFDRRNNRIGFALAR